TCGATGTTCTCCGGCAATTCGAACTCGGCGATGTGCGCCGGCGCCAATGCGCTGATTTCTTCCGCCATCGCGAAAATCGCCGCAATCTCTTTTTTGATCCGGGTCTTGTTGGGCCTAACCGCGTAATATTCGACTTCGTCTTCTTCTTCCGCTTCGTCGTCGTAGGCAAATTGGGTGCGGTCGTCGTAGCCGTCGTCCTCGAAATCGTCCTCGTCTTCGAATTCTGCGTCGTCGTAATCTTCGTGTTTCATGTCAAACCATAGCTATTAAAAACAATACGAACATGGCCACCGCAAGCAGCGGCACGATCACGCCGGACCAATCGGACGGGCTGTTTTTGCTGCGTTCGATCGCGGCTTTGACGCCGGGGCGCATCCAGAACAGGATCAGCAGGGCCAATAGGCCCAGCAGCAGATTTTCCCAGGTCGATTCCATAACTTGCTCGCGAGTCGGGTCCTGCGGCCTAGCCGCCGAACAATTGGTGGTCGATCAAATCGCACAGGCAGTGCGAGATCAGTAAATGCACTTCCTGGATGCGGGCGGTGGAATCGGACGGCACCCGGATTTCGATGTCGGTCTCGTTCAACACGCCGGCCAGAGCGCCGCCGTCCTTGCCGCTGAGGGCGATGACGGTCATGTCGCGGTCGTGGGCGACTTTGACGGCCTTGACGATATTGCCGGAATTGCCGCTGCTGGTATAAACCAACAGGATGTCGCCGGCCTGGCCCAGCGCCCGCAATTGTTTGGCGAACACTTCGTCGTAGTGGTAGTCGTTGGCGATCGAGGTAATGGTCGAGGTGTCGGTGGTCAGCGCAATCGCCGGCAGCGCCGGCCGTTCCCGCTCGAAGCGGTTCAGCATTTCCGAGGAAAAGTGCTGGGCGTCGCCGGCCGAACCGCCGTTACCGCAGGTCAGTACTTTCCGGTCGTTGACCAAGGCTTCGACGATTTTCTGCGAGGCGAATTCGATCAGCTCGCACAAGCTGGCCATCGCATTCTGCTTGGTTTGAATGCTGTCGGAAAAATGGGCGATGATGCGGTCTTGTAAGCTCATAGTTCAGGTTTGAAACGCGTTTTTGATCCAATTGAGGCGGTTATCGCCGGAGATTGCCACGACATCGAAACGGATCGCGCAATGGCTCAGGCCGTTGATTATGACATAGTGTTGCGTGGCCGCGACGATGCGCGCCTGCTTTTGCGCGGTAATACTGGCCAACGCGCCGCCGAATTGCTCCGATTTGCGGTAGCGGACTTCGACGACGACCAGCACGGCACCGTCGCGCATGACCAGATCCAGCTCGCCATGTTTGCAGCGGTAATTGCTGCAGACCGGTTGCAGGCCTTGTTGTTGCAGATAGGCGGCGGCCCTTTGTTCGGCGCCGGCGCCTTTTTGCAGATGGGCCGGTTTGGGCTTGCCGAACAGCATTATTCGACGTAGGCGGCCGCGGCCGGTACGCCGGCCTTGAATTCGGCACAGGCCAATTTGCGGGTGATGCGATTTTCGCCGTTCAACGCTAACCGCCCGGTGGCGCCGGGGTAAGGCGTGGCGGCCAGTTGGCCCAATTGGCCCAGCAGATTGAAGGCATCCACCCCCAGCGCCACCAACTTGATCTGGCTGTCGCTCAGGCCTTGCCAAGCGCTTTGCAATGCCTGTTGGCTGAGCGGTCCGCCGTAGACCTCGCCGAACAGCCAGGGCAAATCGCAGAACGCGATTTTGCCCAATTCGGTGTCTTTGGCCGGATTGGGCCGGCCGCTGTAGATGTTCGGCATCGCGTAGACGGCAAGCTCGCTGCTCTGGCTGTAGCGCAATTGCGGCGCAATTTCTCTGGCCTGTTCCGGCCCGGCGCTGATGAACACGGCCAGCGCCTGTTTTTCGCCGGCGGCATTCACGCTCGGCGCCAGCAAGGCTTTGACCACGGCGCTGAAATCGCGCGATTTCGGATCGTAACTCTGCACCCCGAGCACCGAGCCGCCGCCGGCTTGCCAGGCCGACATCAGATAATGGCGGATGCGTTGGCCTTGCGGCGTTTCCGGCGTTAACAGCACCGCGTTCTGCAAACCATCGCGGCGGGCTTTCAGTGCCAGTTGTTCGGCGTCGTCGATCGGGCTCAAGCCGAATTGGTACAGATTGGCTTTGCTCAGATTTTCGACGTGGTTCAAGGCCAACACCGGCACGCTCAACTCGCCGCTGTCGGCCAAAGTCTGAATCTGCTCCTTCACCAACGGGCCGATCACCTGTTTGGCGCCGTCGGCGACGGCCTGTTTATACAGCGCGACGATATCGCCGGTTTCGCTGTCGTAATATTTCAACGCCGGCTGCGGCGCGGCGCTGGCCGCCAGGCGGTAGGCGGTGGCCAAGCCGTTTCTGACCGCTTTGCCTGCGGCCGCATATTGGCCGGAATTGGGCAGCAGCACCGCGATGATCGGCCCGCTGGCTGCCGTCGCCGCCGGTTGCGGCGTTTCCGGGCCGGACTCGGCCGCCGCTTCCGCAACAACGGCCGGCGCCCCGTTCAAATAGGCTTGCAGGTAGTCGGCATTGGCCGGATGGCCGGGGAAGGTTTGCTTCCATTGCTGAATTTGGCCGGCGCTGTCGAAACCAGGCAGATTGCGTTGTTTCAGAATTTTGGCCAACGCCATCCAGCCGCTCAATTCGTCGGCGACCGATGCGGTCGTGCTCAGGGTTTCGTTCGGCAACACGCTAAGCGCGTCGAGAATGGCGATAATGTTTTGCTTTTGCCGGTCGCGGTCGGTCAGAATCCGGCCCAGTTTCAACCGCATCCGCACGCCGGCCAACACGTCGCCGGTCAACGAATGGGCGAAAGCCATCGACTGGTAATAGGCGATCTGATCGGCTTCCGCCAACACGGCCGGACGCACGCCTTCCAGTTTGCGCACCGCGCTTTCGGCATCTCCGCTACTGAGCGCAATCTCGCCGTCGAGCAATTTGTATTTGCTGGTTTGCTCCGGATTCAATTCGGCCGGATTGACGCCGTCCAAGGCCTGGCGAGCGCCGTTACTGTCGCCGGCTTGCAAGCGGGTATCGGCGTCCAGCAGCCGCAGCGCGCTGCGGCTGTCGTGCAAACGGTAGCTACGCGCCGTGGTTGCGGCTTCCGCCGGTTTGGGCCGTTTCGCGCTGGCCGGCGGCTTGACTTCGAACTGCGGTTTGCGGGTCGGCGGCTCGCCGGCGCAAGCCGACAGCAGCAGCAACCCGAAAACGCAGCAACCCGGCAAGCGACGCGGCATAATGGCGGCCAAATTAAATGCGGACATGAGAGGCCTTGGAAAACAGATGTACGGAAAATTATACGTGGTTGCCACGCCGATAGGGAATCTGGCCGATTTCAGTTTCCGAGCCTTGGAAGTATTGAAACAAGTGGATCTGATTGCCGCCGAGGACACCCGCCACGTCAAGATGCTGTTGTCGCATTACGGCGTCAACAAGCCGCTAACCTCGTTGCACCAGCACAACGAGGACAAGGCTTCGTTGGGTTTGGTCGAACGGATGCAGCAAGGCCAATCGGTCGCACTGGTGTCCGACGCCGGCACCCCTATCATCAGCGATCCGGGCCTGCCGCTGGTCAGGTTGGCCCGCCAGCACGGCATCGACGTGACCCCGATTCCGGGCGCTTGCGCCTTGATCGCCGCCTTGTCGGTGGCCGGTTTACCGACCAGCCGTTTCAGCTTCGAAGGCTTTCTGCCGCGCACCGCTTCGGCCCGGCGCGAATTTTTTCGAGACAAACTCTCCGACGAATCGACCTGGGCCTTTTACGAGTCCAGCCACCGGATTCAGGCGGCGCTGGAAGACATGGCGGCGGTGTTTCCGGCCGAGCACCGCATTGTCGTGGCGCGCGAGATTACCAAGCTGCACGAAACCATCGCCGACGGTAGTCTGGCCGAGGTGTTGGTGCGGGTACAAGCCGACGAAAACATGCGCAAGGGCGAGTTTGTCGTTATCGCCGCCGGCAGCCCGCCGGCGGAAAAATCGGATCAAATCAGCGACGCGGAACGACGGATATTAGCTTTGTTGCTGCAAGAATGTTCGATCAAAACCGCCGTCGCCCTGGCGGTGGAAATCACCGGCCAACGCAAGAAAACGCTATACCAGGCCGCGTTGGCGATGCAGGGCGAAAGCGGCGGCCGATAGTCGGGTCAGTTGTAGCGGCCGCTGGGGTCCGGCGTGAAGACCCCGACCGGGCGGGCGAAGGTAAACCGCGCCGGGGTCAGTACCAGGGCTTCGGCGCCGATGGCAAAAGCATCGTGCGGCGGCGCGATTGCGGCAAAAGCCGTCAGCGGCGATACCGCGGCGAACAGCGCGGAACCGACCAGCGTCGCGATCAAGCCGACCGGCCGGGCAACGACGACGTCGACCAGAAAGGCGCCGGTCGGCGTCCGCTCCTCGGCGGCCAGCGGAGCAGCGGCCAGCAGTAATAGGCTCAGGGCAACGGCTTTGTGCATGGCGGAACTCCTGTGTTTCTAAATTTGTTGGCGGCCGGCTACCACATCAAGTCGTCCGGAATCTGGTATGCCGCGTACGGGTCGTCTTCGGCGGCAAGATCTTGGCTGGCTTCGTTCAACACCACCACGCTGGCCGCATCGCGGATTTGAATCTTGCGCGCCACCTCGGCCGGAACGATTTCGTAGCGGTTTTCCAGTTTGGCGATGCCGGCGCGGCCGTTGCTCAACGCATCGCGGACTTTTTCGGCGACGTACAGGGTTTTGACTTTATTGGCGTCGGTGAAGTTGTAAGCCACGCCGTTGGCGTCCTGGGCGATGCGATTCAGTTCGACGATTTGTTTGATTTGCGCCGCCAGGGCTTTCTGTTCTTCGGCCAGCTTGCGTTGCCGGTTCAATTCGCGGTCGCGTTCGGCTTGTTGTTGGCGCAATTGTTCCGCACTGAGTTTTACTTCGTCGACAGTCTCGACGCCGTTATTGCGCTCCAGTTTGGTCTGTTTGCGCTTTTCGGCCTTGACCTGTTTCAGCTTGGCGTCGTTGGACAGGCCGGATTTCAACAGTTGTTCTTGCAGCGACAAGGTTTGCGGTTTTTTCATGGCGAACGGGCGGAAATGGACTTAAAAAACGCCGGCAGCATAGCACAAAGCGCTTATTGGCCCAGCATCTTGCCGGTGGCGTACTGCCACCAACTCAGCGGCTTGGTCAACGGCCGTTCGCAGCGGTCGTAGCCCTGGTATTCGATGCCGCGGAAAATGTCGTCGCGCAGCCAGCGGTAGGCGGCCGGCGCACTCTGTTGCAGCCGCTCCGGAATCAAAATGTATTGCGCGACCAATTCGGCCAGTTTTTCCTGGGTATTGCCGTCGTAACGGCCCTGGTTGACCTCGCCCAGATACTCGAAGGCCTCGAACCATTTCGACGGCCACAGCGCCAATTGCGCTTCGGCGATGGTTTTCATGATGTCGGCGTCGTTGGAGATCTTGTGGTACTTGTAGAAAAAGTACAGGTCGTCTTCGCCGTTCCAGAAATGGAAATTGTCTATGGTATGCGCAATCTCGTGAACCACGATGGGTAGCCGGAAATCGACCAGATACTGCACGCCGATGTCGCGGTAACTGCCGCCTTCCTTGCCCTTGTCGAACGCTTTCACGGTAAACACGATCAGATTCTGGCCGCTGAACACCTGGGCCACGGTTTGCGAGCGGAAGCCGATACCGGGTACCAGAGTCAACGGATGGGTGTGGTCCTGCCAGATGCTGTTTTTGTAATCTTCCTGAAACGCGTCGCGGATCAGTTGTTGCATCGCTGTGGGTTTGTCGGCGATTTCCTGTTCCAGCTTGTCCACCGGTTTGGCTTTGCTGATGCTTTGCCGCAGAAAGGCCGGAATTTTGCGGATGGCTTTCTCGAAGATACGCAGATGGTCGGCGGAAAAGCGTTTCACCTCGTAGCGGTAATCGTCGCTGTGTTTGACCACGGTTTTGGTGTCGTAAAACAAGGCCAACGCCCGCCAGGCGGCTTCGCGGTCGCCCCAGTATTTTTCCAGTACGCACAGCTCGCCGGCGGCGTTACCGGCGCAGTCTTCGCGGTAATCGGCCAAATCGTCCAGGTGGTCCTGATTTTTGTGGTCGGTCAACACCGCCACGGCCTGGCTGCGCAATCCGGGATGCTCGGTTTCGTAGAAACGGATGATGTCGGCCAGTGCGGCGGTCGGCGTATATTGCTGTTGGCTGGTGGCGCACAGCAATTCGGCGGTTTGCGACAGCGTAAAGAAGTGGTTTTGAAATAACGGCGCCGGCGTAGCGCCGGCGGTTGCGGCGTAACCGAGCAAAAGTCCCAGTCCGCCGCGGTGCAATAAGGTGGACGGCGCGGTCAAACGCTTATTTGTCCAGACCCATCGCATCCCACAGTTTTTGAATCGCGCCTTCGTCTTTGTAATTGCCTTGCGGGGCACCGTTCGGGTAATTCAGTTTAAAGACGCGTTCGGCATCTGTGGCCAGTTCGTCCATGCCCAATTGGCGGTAGCCGTCCTGCATGATTTGCAGCGCAAACGGCACCGCCGGCGTGCGCTGGTATTCCTTGACGATGTAATTGGCGCGGTTGACGGCAGCGATGTAGGCTTTGCGCCGCATGTAGTAATCGGCGACATGGACTTCGTACATCGCCATGTTGTTGCGCAACGCGACCATGCGCAGCTTGGCGTCGGCGGCGTATTCGCTGTTCGGATAGCGGCGGATCAGTTCCTGGAAGTTGTCGTAAGCGTCCTTGGCCGGGCCGGGATCGCGTTGCGAGGAGTCGGTCGGCAAAAAGCGGTCGATGAAGCCGATGCCGCGGTTGTAGTTGATCAAGCCTTTCAGATAATAGGCGTAATCGACTTTGGGGTTGCGCGGATGGATTTTGATGAAACGGTCGGCGGCAGCAATCGCGGCTTCCGGATCGTCGTTCTTATAGTAAGCGTAAGCGACGTTGAGTTGGGCTTGGGCGGCGTAGTCGCCGAACGGGTAGCGCGATTCCAGCGCTTCGTACAACGTCACCGCCTTCGAGTAGTTTTTGTTGTCCAACGCTTCCTTGGCTTTTTCATGGAACATTTTGTCGTCCCAGCCGGCGTATTCCTCTTCCTTCTCGCTGGCCGAACCCTTGCTGGAAAATGCTTCCAAGGTTTCGCAGGCAGGCAGCAGCACGATCAGGCCGGCGGCGAAAACGGTTTTTACTAAAACTAATCGCATACGTTTATCAACACGTTGTAATATTGCTGGTTTTTTGCGGCATTTGGCAGCATTTGGGCCGCGAGTATAACTTAAAAACGACTATGACGATATTGACGGCAAGGGTTCCCGAGGAACTGGCGGGTATGCGGCTGGACCAGTGTTTGGCCGAGGTGTTCCCCGATTATTCGCGCAGCAAATTGCAGACCTGGATCAAGGCCGGCCGGGTGCTGGTGGACGGCGAGGTCATGAAAGGCCGCGAGAAACTGGACGGCGGCGAGGAGATCGAACTCGACGCCGAAGCCGAGCGCGTCATCGAATATGCCGCCCAGGAAATTCCGTTAGACATCAAATACGAAGACGAGTCGCTGCTGATCGTCAACAAGCCGGCCGGTTTGGTTGTACATCCGGCGGTCGGCAATTGGGACGGCACGCTGGTCAACGCCTTGCTGAACCATGCGCCGCAACTGGAAACCTTACCGCGCGCCGGCATCGTGCATCGGATAGACAAGGACACCAGCGGCTTGCTGATGGTGGCCAAGACCCTGCAAGCCCACAACAGCCTGGTCGAGCAGTTGCAGGAACGCAGCATCCACCGCGAGTACCTGGCCCTGGTCAAAGGCTGGATGACTGCCGGCGGGACGGTCAACGCCCCGATAGGCCGCCATCCGGTGGACCGCAAGCGCAACGCGGTGCGCCGCGACGGCAAGGAAGCGATCACCCATTATCGGCTGGAGCAGCGCTTCAAACGCCATACCTTGATTCGCTGCAAACTGGAAACCGGCCGCACCCACCAGATTCGGGTGCATATGGCCCACATCAATTACCCGCTGGTCGGCGATCCGGTCTACGGCGGCCGCTTTCAAATGCCGGCCGATTGCAGCCCGGCTCTGGCCGACGCGTTGCGCAACTTCAAGCGCCAGGCGCTGCATGCCGCCAAGCTGGGGCTGGAGCATCCGGAAACCGGCGACTATTGCGAATGGGAGCAAGCGCTGCCGGACGACATGGCCAAACTGATCGAATTACTGGCCGAAAATGAACTGGATCAAGCCTGATTGGCCGCTGCCGGCCAAGGTGCGGGCGGCAGTCACTTTGCGTAGCGGCGGTGTCAGCGTCGGCAGCTACGCCAGCCTGAACCCGGCCGGCCACGTCAACGACGATCCGCAGCATGTGCAACGCAATCGGCAAATCATCCGCGACCTGCTGGAATTGCCGGCCGAACCGGTTTGGTTGCAGCAAGTTCACGGCATCGATGTGGTCAAGGCCGACCAAGTGCTTGCCCTGCCAACCGCCGATGCCAGTTATACCGACCAAAGCGGAGTCGTCTGCGCCGTATTGACGGCCGATTGCCTGCCGGTATTGTTTTGCGGCGACGGCGGCGACAAAATCGCCGCGGCACATGCCGGCTGGCGCGGTTTACAGGCCGGCGTGATCGCTGCGACCTTGCGGGCTATCGATTGCCGCGAGGTCTCGGTTTGGCTGGGCCCGGCGATCGGGCCGCAGCATTTCGAAGTCGGCGCCGAGGTACTCGAGGCTTTTCTGGCGTCCGATCCGGGGCATTTCGCGGCTTTTACCGCGCACGGCCCCGGCAAATGGCTGGCCGATATTTACCAACTGGCGCGCCGGCAACTGGCCGGGCTGGGCGTGGAGCGGGTGTTCGGCGGCGACTATTGCACTGTGGCCGATCCGGCACGGTTTTACTCTTACCGCGGCGACGGCGCCACCACCGGCCGCATGGCGAGTTTGATCTGGAGAGTTTCTTGAGCGTATTGCTGTTTATCGTTTTGTTCACCGCACTGGGCGGGGTTTTGAGCGTGCTGGCGGCGGCCTTGTTTTTGCTGCTGCCGGAGCCGCAGCAAAAACTGGTGTTACCGCACGGCATCAGCTTCGCCATCGGCGCGTTGCTGACCGGGGCATTTTGCGGTTTGATCCCGCATGCCTTCGAAGAAGTGCAACCGCAACAACTATCGACGCTGTCGGCGACCATCCTGGCCGGCATTCTCGGCTTTTTCGTGTTGGAAAAACTGCTGGTCTGGCGCCATTGCCATTCCAATGCGTGCGAGGCGCACGGCGAGGACTCCCACGACGACCACCATCACGGCCATAACCACAGCCACGGCAGCGGCCACCGGCCGGCCGGCATGTTCATCATCCTCGGCGACGGTATTCATAATTTCGTCGACGGCGTGTTGATCGGCGCGGCGTTTTTGACCGACGTCCAGCTCGGCATCGTCACCAGTCTGGCGGTGGCTGCCCATGAAATTCCGCAGGAGGTCGGCGATTTCGCGATATTGCTGCACAGCGGCTACCGCCGCGGAGAGGCGTTGTTTTACAACGTCCTGGCAAGTCTGACCACCGTGGTCGGCGGCGTGTTGGCCTATTTCAGCCTGGGCGATCTGCACCACGTGCTGCCTTATTTTCTGACGCTGGCCGCGTCGAGCTTCATCTATATCGCCGTGGCCGATCTGATTCCTTCGCTACACCAGAAAACCGACATGAAAACCTCGCTGCAGCAGATCGGTTTTATCCTGGCCGGCGTCGTATTGATTTTGGTGATGCAGGGTATTGCCCACCGGTTCGAGGGCGCCGCTTAGCGCCTCTAGGATCGGTCCGGGTTTAAGTCGAGACGGCCGGCGAAACCGGTTCGCCAAATTCGACACCCTCGTAAATCTCCTTGACCGACAATTCGAAACCGACCGATTCGAACCGGACCTGCTCGCCAGCCTGGTAAAGCTGCAAATCCCACTGTTCGCTACGGCGGTAACATTCCACGCGTTGCGTATCCTGGGCGACCAAGACGTATTCTTCCAGGCTTTCCAGCTTGCGGTAATGGTGGAATTTCTCGGCACGGTCGTAGCGTTCGGTAGCATCGGACAAGATTTCGACGATCAATTTCGGCCGGCTGTTGTAATGTTCGGCCGTATCCGCCGCCGCACAGGTCACGTGCAGGTCCGGGTAAAAGAAACAGTCGTCGCTGGCGGTTTGGACCCGAACCTTCATGTCGGAATTGAAAACCCGGCATGGCGAACCGCGCAAATGAGCAAACAAAGCGCCGGCCAAATTCATGCTGATCAGATTGTGCGCTCGTTTGGCACCTGACATCGCATAAACTTCGCCGTTGATATATTCGTGTTTGATTTCGCTGAGCAACTCGCCTTGCAGGTAGTCTGCGACGCTCAGGTGTAGTTTTTCCGCTAAAGCCATAGCCTGTATCCGCTGGATTGGGTCCGCCGATTGTAACGGCTAGCGCCGGCCGACGGTAGTCCTGACCGAGCTGCAAGATGGCGGAGCGGCCGATAGCCGCTAAACTCTGTTTTTTTCGATTTCGGTGGATTCGATGCAGATAGCGGCCTTGTTAAGTATCGGCTTTTCTTTTGGGGCGGCGCTGTTGTTGGTCGCCGGCAATTTATTGCAAAGCCGCGAGCCTTTAATTTGGCCTTCGCGATGCGCCGGGTTTGTTTTGATTGCCGGTTTGGCTGCGATCCAGACGGGTCACTTGGCCTGGCTGACTCTAGCATATGACGCGCTGCATTCCGCCGGTTATCGGCTGGCGTTGTACCTGGTCGCCCCCGGTTTTTACTTCTTCAGCAGGCATTTATTAACGGCCGACGTGCGCTACCGTTGGCGGGACCTGCTGCATGCCGCACCGCTGCCGCTCTGCGGCGTGTTGCCGCAAACGTTGGCAATACCGGGCGCATTTCTGCTCGGCAGCGCGTATTTGATCTGGCTGGCACATGCCGTATACCGCTTGCGGGCGCAACGCCAGCGGTTTCGGTTGGAGCTGGTCGCGCTCGGCACCTTGTTCGCGATTGCCGTCGCCGTGCTGCTGCTGGGGTTCGTCTGGCCGTTACTGGCTGAGGCCGATTTCATTCAAGCCTATAGCCTACTGATCGGGCTGGCCTTTTTTGCCGTGGCGCTGACCTTGCTGCGCTTCCCGGCTATTACCGCCGATGTGGCGGAGGCTGCGCAGGCCTCGTACGCCGAATCCACCTTAAAAAACGTGGATAAGCCGAAAAAATTGGCCGAGCTGGAGCGTTTGATGCGGCAGGACAAACTCTACCGGCTGGACACTTTGAATCTGGCCTTGCTGGCCGAGCAATTGGCACTAAGCCAACACCAGTTGTCGGAATTGATCAATACCGAATTTCGCCAGGGCTTTTCCCGCTATATCCGCGAACAGCGCATCGAAGACGCGAAGAAACTGCTCGTCACCGAACCGGAGGCGTCGGTATTATCGATTGGCCTGACGGTGGGTTTCAGCACCCAATCCAACTTCTACGCTGCATTTCGGGAAATTGTCGGCATCGCGCCGGGGCAGTACCGTAAGCTCCACGCAACACCGCCTTCCTAAATCCAACCGCCACTCCGTTTTTATCATGTTGTAATGCTATAACTCGTTGTAATTAATCGTTTTAATTTTGACGCGGAATTTTTTATTCCTGCCCTATCAATCCGGAAGTTGCGGCGGTTGGCACGGCCTAAGCTGAGCCCGCCCTGTAACTTTTGGAGCAAAACGATGAACTTTTCAACGATATATTTACTTTTCCCCCGTGCGCTGCCGGCCTGTTCGCCTGTGTTCGAAGCGATTGACGGGAGGCGGCCATGAACGTCCTGTTAACCGGCGCAACCGGATTTATCGGCCGGGCGATTGTGCTGGCGTTATTGGACCGGGGGCATCGCGTCACGGCTTGCTGCCGGCGGCCGCAGCGTTTGCGGCTGCAAAGTCCGCTAATATCGCCGCTGGCGCTGGACTTTGCCGAGGCGAGCGAGATCGAAACCTGGTTACCGCACCTGCAAGGCATGGATGCCATCGTCAATTGCGTCGGCATCATCGCCCCCAGCCCGGGCCAAAGCTTTCGCCAATTGCATAGCCTGAGCCCGATTGCATTATTCCGGGCCGGCACCTTGGCCGGGGTCGGCAAGATCGTGCAAATATCGGCGTTGGGCGCCGACGACGCCGCCGAATCAGCCTACCACTTGAGCAAGAAAGCCGCCGACGACGCGTTGCGCGAACTGCCTGTGGAATGGTTCGTGTTGCAACCGTCCCTGGTTTACGGTCGCGGCGGGCGCAGCCACGCCTTATTCCAGGCTCTGGCGGCCTTGCCGGTGCATCCGTTACCGGACGGCGGAGCGCCGATGCTGCAACCGATTCAGGTCGACGATGTCGCTGCCGCGGTCTGCCGCTGCCTGCAAACCGGCTGCGTCGGACGGCGAACGATCGCGTTGGTCGGTCCGGAGCCGATCAGTTATGCCGATTGGCTGCAAGGCCTGCGAGCGCGACTCGGTAAAGCGCCGGCCAAACCCTGGTATTTGCCGCCGACGGTCACCAGCGTCGGCGCCGCATTGGGCGGAATCTTGGGAGAACCGATCTTGAACCGGGCCAATCTGGCGATGTTGCAACGCGGTAGCACTGCCGATCCGGCGCCGCTGACCGCATTGCTGGGCAGGCCGCCGCGAAACGCAAAGCGGTTGTTCGCCGAAGATGCGACGCAGGCCGAGCGCTGGCAGGCCGGCTTGTACTTGCTGCGGCCGTTGTTGGGCTGGACCATTGCCTTTGTCTGGCTGTGGAGCGGCGTCACTTCTCTGCTGTTTTATCCGCACGAAGCCAGCTATGCCTTACTGGCGGCTACCGGCATTACCGGCGCCGCAGCGCCGCCGACGCTTTACGGGCTGGCGGCGTTGGACATCGCCATGGGCTTGGCGACCTTGGCACGGATACGCTTGCCCGCACTGCTGCTTGGCCAGTTTGCCATCGTGCTGGCCTATAGCCTGGTGGTGGCGTGGCGGCTGCCGGAATTCGCAGTTCACCCGTTCGGACCGTTATTGAAAAATCTACCGTTTTTAATGTGTTTGCTGGTTTACCGGGTATTGGAAGGAGAACGGCCATGACCTATCTGACCTTGAAATTGATTCACATCCTCAGCGCAATCGTGCTGTTCGGCCTGGGTTCCGGCACAGTGTTTTACAAAGTGATGGCCGACAAAAGCGGCGACCACGCGGCCATTGCCGCCACCAGCAAGCACGTGGTGCTGGCGGATTGGTGGTTCACGACGCCGACGGTAATCATTCAGCCGCTGACCGGCGTGTTGCTGGCCGAGCAGTTATCGGCTTCGTTCGGCGACGGTTGGTTGTGGTGGACCTTGCTGCTGTATTTGCTGACCGGCCTGTGCTGGCTGCCGGTTGTGATGTTGCAAATCCGGATGCGCGATATCGCCGCCGATTCGCTGGCCCAAGGCCGGCCGTTGCCGTCGATCTACCACTATTACGCCAAAATTTGGTTATGGCTGGGAGTGCCGGCGTTTTTCGGCATGATCGGCATCACCACTCTGATGGTGTTTCACAACTCGCTTTGGAGTTAAACCATGTCTAAACCACTGATGCAACGGGTGTTAGGTAGCGATTGGCAACAATTGCCGGAAGCGATTCAACGCCATTACCGGCT
Above is a window of Methylomonas koyamae DNA encoding:
- a CDS encoding phosphoheptose isomerase; its protein translation is MSLQDRIIAHFSDSIQTKQNAMASLCELIEFASQKIVEALVNDRKVLTCGNGGSAGDAQHFSSEMLNRFERERPALPAIALTTDTSTITSIANDYHYDEVFAKQLRALGQAGDILLVYTSSGNSGNIVKAVKVAHDRDMTVIALSGKDGGALAGVLNETDIEIRVPSDSTARIQEVHLLISHCLCDLIDHQLFGG
- a CDS encoding YraN family protein; its protein translation is MLFGKPKPAHLQKGAGAEQRAAAYLQQQGLQPVCSNYRCKHGELDLVMRDGAVLVVVEVRYRKSEQFGGALASITAQKQARIVAATQHYVIINGLSHCAIRFDVVAISGDNRLNWIKNAFQT
- a CDS encoding penicillin-binding protein activator codes for the protein MSAFNLAAIMPRRLPGCCVFGLLLLSACAGEPPTRKPQFEVKPPASAKRPKPAEAATTARSYRLHDSRSALRLLDADTRLQAGDSNGARQALDGVNPAELNPEQTSKYKLLDGEIALSSGDAESAVRKLEGVRPAVLAEADQIAYYQSMAFAHSLTGDVLAGVRMRLKLGRILTDRDRQKQNIIAILDALSVLPNETLSTTASVADELSGWMALAKILKQRNLPGFDSAGQIQQWKQTFPGHPANADYLQAYLNGAPAVVAEAAAESGPETPQPAATAASGPIIAVLLPNSGQYAAAGKAVRNGLATAYRLAASAAPQPALKYYDSETGDIVALYKQAVADGAKQVIGPLVKEQIQTLADSGELSVPVLALNHVENLSKANLYQFGLSPIDDAEQLALKARRDGLQNAVLLTPETPQGQRIRHYLMSAWQAGGGSVLGVQSYDPKSRDFSAVVKALLAPSVNAAGEKQALAVFISAGPEQAREIAPQLRYSQSSELAVYAMPNIYSGRPNPAKDTELGKIAFCDLPWLFGEVYGGPLSQQALQSAWQGLSDSQIKLVALGVDAFNLLGQLGQLAATPYPGATGRLALNGENRITRKLACAEFKAGVPAAAAYVE
- the rsmI gene encoding 16S rRNA (cytidine(1402)-2'-O)-methyltransferase, whose protein sequence is MYGKLYVVATPIGNLADFSFRALEVLKQVDLIAAEDTRHVKMLLSHYGVNKPLTSLHQHNEDKASLGLVERMQQGQSVALVSDAGTPIISDPGLPLVRLARQHGIDVTPIPGACALIAALSVAGLPTSRFSFEGFLPRTASARREFFRDKLSDESTWAFYESSHRIQAALEDMAAVFPAEHRIVVAREITKLHETIADGSLAEVLVRVQADENMRKGEFVVIAAGSPPAEKSDQISDAERRILALLLQECSIKTAVALAVEITGQRKKTLYQAALAMQGESGGR
- a CDS encoding DUF2058 domain-containing protein, whose amino-acid sequence is MKKPQTLSLQEQLLKSGLSNDAKLKQVKAEKRKQTKLERNNGVETVDEVKLSAEQLRQQQAERDRELNRQRKLAEEQKALAAQIKQIVELNRIAQDANGVAYNFTDANKVKTLYVAEKVRDALSNGRAGIAKLENRYEIVPAEVARKIQIRDAASVVVLNEASQDLAAEDDPYAAYQIPDDLMW
- a CDS encoding outer membrane protein assembly factor BamD; the protein is MRLVLVKTVFAAGLIVLLPACETLEAFSSKGSASEKEEEYAGWDDKMFHEKAKEALDNKNYSKAVTLYEALESRYPFGDYAAQAQLNVAYAYYKNDDPEAAIAAADRFIKIHPRNPKVDYAYYLKGLINYNRGIGFIDRFLPTDSSQRDPGPAKDAYDNFQELIRRYPNSEYAADAKLRMVALRNNMAMYEVHVADYYMRRKAYIAAVNRANYIVKEYQRTPAVPFALQIMQDGYRQLGMDELATDAERVFKLNYPNGAPQGNYKDEGAIQKLWDAMGLDK
- the rluD gene encoding 23S rRNA pseudouridine(1911/1915/1917) synthase RluD — translated: MTILTARVPEELAGMRLDQCLAEVFPDYSRSKLQTWIKAGRVLVDGEVMKGREKLDGGEEIELDAEAERVIEYAAQEIPLDIKYEDESLLIVNKPAGLVVHPAVGNWDGTLVNALLNHAPQLETLPRAGIVHRIDKDTSGLLMVAKTLQAHNSLVEQLQERSIHREYLALVKGWMTAGGTVNAPIGRHPVDRKRNAVRRDGKEAITHYRLEQRFKRHTLIRCKLETGRTHQIRVHMAHINYPLVGDPVYGGRFQMPADCSPALADALRNFKRQALHAAKLGLEHPETGDYCEWEQALPDDMAKLIELLAENELDQA